A window of the Chanodichthys erythropterus isolate Z2021 chromosome 21, ASM2448905v1, whole genome shotgun sequence genome harbors these coding sequences:
- the unc50 gene encoding protein unc-50 homolog, which translates to MLPTSSPQIHQNGSLSARDAARHTAGAKRYKYLRRLLHFRQMDFEFAIWQMLYLFTSPQKVYRNFHYRKQTKDQWARDDPAFLVLLSIWLCVSTVGFGLVLEMGFVETLKLLLWVVFIDCIGVGLLISTLMWFVTNKYLMKHHSRDYDVEWGYAFDVHLNAFYPLLVILHFLQLFFINYIVVTSSDWFLGYFVGNTFWLIAIGYYIYITFLGYSALPFLMNTVVLLYPFALLGLLYVLSISLGWNFTKGLCWFYKHRVQ; encoded by the exons ATGTTGCCGACAAGCTCCCCACAGATCCACCAAAACGGCAGCCTCAGCGCACGGGATGCGGCACGGCACACGGCCGGTGCCAAACGCTACAAGTACCTGAGGCGACTCCTGCATTTCAGACAGATGGACTTTGAGTTCGCCATATGGCAGATGCTCTATCTGTTCACATCACCGCAGAAAGTGTACCGCAACTTCCACTACCGCAAACAAACTAAAGACCAGTGGGCCCGGGACGACCCTGCATTCCTGGTGTTGCTCAGCATCTGGCTGTGTG TGTCGACGGTGGGCTTTGGTCTGGTTCTAGAAATGGGTTTTGTGGAGACCTTGAAGCTGTTGCTCTGGGTTGTTTTCATCGACTGCATCGGAGTTGGATTGCTCATATCTACACTCATGTG GTTTGTTACAAATAAATATCTGATGAAACATCATAGCAGAGATTATGATGTGGAGTGGGGCTATGCGTTTGACGTCCATCTAAATGCTTTCTACCCTCTCCTGGTCATTCTGCACTTTTTACAGCTGTTCTTCATCAACT ATATCGTTGTTACGAGTTCAGACTGGTTCCTGGGTTATTTTGTGGGAAACACCTTTTGGCTTATTGCAATCGGTTACTATATTTACATCACATTCCTGGGCTACAGTG CGCTCCCATTCTTAATGAACACTGTGGTGCTTCTGTATCCCTTTGCTTTGCTCGGACTCCTGTATGTTCTCTCCATTTCACTTGGCTGGAACTTCACTAAAGGTCTCTGCTGGTTCTATAAGCACAGGGTCCAGTAG